In the Parasteatoda tepidariorum isolate YZ-2023 chromosome 3, CAS_Ptep_4.0, whole genome shotgun sequence genome, one interval contains:
- the LOC107443432 gene encoding elastin-like produces the protein MIAKIALLLAAVAAAQASIIAPGLLSPIGVIPTAVKTGSIVTIPGATSVDNRVIASNGLVGTTAVKTGSVVSHLAPGLVGTPLFNTGLLGAPIMGKGLIGAPLLNTGLIGAPLLGKGLVGGPLAINSGLVAPGVLAAPGLISPIGLHGAGLLAAPGLVKTIL, from the exons ATGATCGCTAAG attgcCCTTTTGCTTGCTGCTGTTGCAGCTGCGCAAGCTTCTATTATTGCACCAGGACTCCTGTCACCTATTGGAGTCATCCCCACAGCAGTCAAGACTGGCTCCATAGTAACAATCCCTGGTGCAACCTCAGTCGACAACAGAGTAATTGCATCCAATGGCTTGGTTGGTACCACAGCAGTTAAAACTGGATCAGTTGTATCTCACTTGGCCCCTGGTTTAGTTGGTACTCCATTGTTCAACACTGGATTGCTCGGCGCACCCATTATGGGAAAAGGTTTGATTGGAGCTCCACTGCTTAACACTGGATTGATTGGAGCACCTCTTTTAGGAAAAGGACTGGTTGGTGGTCCTCTTGCTATCAACTCAGGATTAGTTGCTCCCGGAGTTCTTGCTGCTCCTGGTCTTATTTCTCCAATCGGTTTACACGGCGCCGGTCTTCTAGCAGCTCCAGGATTAGTGAAAAccattttataa
- the LOC107443433 gene encoding elastin-like, which yields MIAKIALLFAAVAAAQASIIAPGLLSPIGVIPTAVKTGSIVTIPGATSVDNRVIASNGLVGTTAVKTGSVVSHLAPGLVGAPLLNTGLLGAPIMGKGLIGAPLINTGLIGAPVLGKGLIGGPLSINSGLVAPGVLASPGLISPIGLHGAGLLAAPGLVKTIL from the exons ATGATCGCTAAG atTGCCCTTCTGTTTGCCGCTGTTGCAGCTGCACAAGCTTCTATTATTGCACCAGGACTCCTGTCACCTATTGGAGTCATCCCCACAGCAGTCAAAACTGGCTCCATCGTAACAATCCCTGGTGCAACCTCAGTCGACAACAGAGTAATTGCATCCAATGGCCTTGTTGGTACCACAGCAGTCAAAACTGGATCAGTTGTATCTCACTTGGCTCCTGGTTTAGTTGGTGCTCCTTTGCTCAACACTGGATTGCTCGGCGCACCCATTATGGGAAAGGGTTTGATTGGAGCTCCACTGATTAACACTGGATTGATTGGAGCACCTGTTTTAGGAAAAGGATTGATTGGTGGTCCTCTTTCTATCAACTCAGGATTAGTTGCTCCCGGAGTTCTTGCTTCTCCTGGTCTTATTTCTCCAATCGGTTTACACGGAGCCGGTCTTCTTGCCGCTCCAGGATTGGTGAAAACCATTTTGTAA
- the LOC107443422 gene encoding PE cleavage protein A-like → MISKIALLLAAVAAAQASIIAPGLLSPIAAIPTAVKTGSIVAIPGATSVDNRVIASNGLVGTTAVKTGSVVSHLASGLVGASLLNSGLLGSPIIGNGLIGSPIIGNGLIGAPLLNTGLIGASALGKGLVGAPLLNTGLIGTIGSGSVVSIPGATSVDSRMIATNGILGITKTAKTGSVVSIPGATTIDSRIIGTPGILGSPMLNKGLLGVPMMGSGLIGSPMAISSGLIAPGLLGLKTIM, encoded by the exons ATGATATCTAAG attgcCCTTCTGCTTGCTGCTGTCGCAGCTGCACAAGCTTCTATTATTGCACCAGGACTTTTGTCACCTATTGCAGCCATCCCCACAGCAGTCAAGACTGGCTCCATTGTAGCAATCCCTGGTGCCACCTCAGTCGACAACAGAGTAATTGCATCCAATGGCTTGGTTGGTACCACAGCAGTCAAAACTGGATCAGTTGTATCTCACTTGGCCTCTGGTTTAGTTGGTGCTTCATTGCTCAACTCTGGATTGCTCGGCTCACCCATCATAGGAAATGGATTGATCGGCTCCCCCATCATAGGAAATGGATTGATCGGAGCCCCACTGCTCAACACTGGATTGATTGGAGCATCTGCTTTAGGAAAGGGATTGGTTGGAGCTCCACTGCTCAACACTGGTTTGATTGGTACAATCGGTTCCGGTTCTGTAGTTTCCATTCCTGGTGCCACTTCAGTTGATAGCAGAATGATTGCAACGAATGGTATTCTTGGTATCACCAAAACTGCAAAGACTGGATCAGTCGTCTCCATTCCAGGTGCTACCACAATCGATTCAAGAATTATTGGAACTCCTGGAATTTTGGGATCTCCAATGCTCAATAAAGGTTTGCTAGGTGTTCCAATGATGGGATCTGGATTGATTGGTTCACCCATGGCAATCAGCTCTGGATTAATTGCTCCTGGACTTCTTGGTCTTAAAACAATTATGTAA
- the LOC139424816 gene encoding adult-specific rigid cuticular protein 15.7-like, whose amino-acid sequence MISKIAVLVAVFAVANASILPLINTGVSSSIRKQDDLGNYAFSYGIADGIGATNSRSESGDIAGNKIGSYTLTDVDGRARKVNYVADAAGFRASVSTNEPGTALSAPAAAVINSPYAPPVAPSVPAIAPMIPTIASGVSALSPMIPAIAPGIVGHGAILGAPGIIGNGAILGASGIIGNEAILGAPGIIGNGAILGASGIIGAGIIGKSLIL is encoded by the exons ATGATCTCTAAG ATTGCAGTGTTAGTTGCTGTTTTTGCAGTTGCCAATGCCAGTATTCTTCCACTTATAAACACAGGAGTAAGCAGTAGCATCAGGAAACAAGAT gaTTTGGGGAACTATGCATTCAGCTACGGAATTGCCGACGGAATTGGAGCCACCAACTCCAGGTCAGAAAGTGGAGACATTGCTGGGAACAAAATTGGATCATACACTCTCACTGATGTCGACGGAAGAGCTAGAAAAGTCAACTATGTTGCTGACGCTGCTGGATTCAGAGCTTCTGTGAGCACCAATGAGCCAGGAACCGCCCTTAGTGCCCCAGCAGCTGCTGTTATCAACAGCCCCTATGCTCCTCCAGTTGCACCTTCAGTGCCAGCTATTGCACCTATGATTCCCACAATTGCATCGGGAGTGTCAGCTTTATCTCCCATGATCCCAGCTATTGCACCCGGCATTGTTGGACATGGAGCTATTCTCGGAGCACCTGGAATTATTGGCAATGGAGCTATTCTTGGAGCATCTGGAATTATTGGCAATGAGGCTATTCTTGGAGCACCTGGAATTATTGGCAATGGAGCTATTCTTGGAGCATCTGGAATTATCGGAGCTGGTATCATCGGAAAATCTCTCattctatag
- the LOC122268843 gene encoding uncharacterized protein, with protein sequence MIAKIALLFALVAASQATLIGPGLISPLAIPTTVKTGSVVSIPGATTVDTRVIGTNGLIGAPLLSSGLIGAPVIGKRLIGSPLGINSGLIGAPLAINSGLIGAPLAINSGLIAPGLVAAPGIISPLGSRLLAPGLVKTILK encoded by the coding sequence atTGCTCTTTTATTTGCCCTTGTGGCGGCTTCCCAAGCAACTCTCATTGGTCCAGGACTCATCTCCCCCCTTGCTATACCCACAACAGTCAAAACGGGATCCGTCGTCTCCATTCCAGGAGCAACAACTGTTGATACTAGAGTGATTGGAACCAATGGTCTGATCGGAGCACCCCTTCTTAGCTCTGGTTTGATTGGTGCACCTGTTATTGGAAAGAGATTGATTGGATCCCCCTTGGGCATCAACTCTGGATTGATTGGAGCACCCTTAGCTATCAACTCTGGATTGATTGGAGCACCTTTAGCTATCAACTCTGGATTGATTGCTCCAGGACTTGTTGCTGCTCCAGGAATTATATCACCTCTTGGTTCCCGTCTTTTGGCACCAGGATTAGTAAAAACCATTCTTAAGTAA